The following are encoded in a window of Clostridium thermarum genomic DNA:
- a CDS encoding glycerate kinase, whose amino-acid sequence MKIVIAPDSFKGSLSAKEVAEALEIGIKKVYENAKIVKVPMADGGEGTVESLVDATGGRIIKAKVRDPLFREIEAFYGILGDNTTAIIEMAAASGLPLLSKEERNPLVTTTFGTGELISDALDKGCRTIILGLGGSATNDGGMSMAKALGAKFFNAEGQEIGLGGESLGQLTTIDLSGIDKRVKEVNFIAACDVDNPLCGERGASRVFGPQKGADEEAVEILDRNLLNYGKVLVQTTGKSILDYPGAGAAGGLGAGVLAFLNAELKRGIDIVVEVTGLEKEMKDADLVLTGEGMMDYQTAFGKTPYGVAKFAKSYNLPVIAVAGGLGKDAHTLYEKGFDSIFSLVDKPMTLEEAMANSKTLLEDAAERIMRTLRITLMKR is encoded by the coding sequence ATGAAAATTGTTATAGCTCCGGATTCCTTTAAGGGAAGCTTGTCTGCCAAAGAAGTGGCTGAGGCCCTGGAAATAGGAATCAAAAAAGTATATGAGAATGCAAAAATTGTTAAGGTACCAATGGCCGATGGCGGAGAAGGAACGGTGGAGTCACTGGTGGACGCCACCGGAGGAAGGATAATAAAGGCTAAGGTTAGGGACCCTCTCTTTAGAGAGATTGAAGCCTTCTACGGAATCTTGGGAGATAACACTACCGCTATTATCGAAATGGCTGCTGCTTCCGGTCTTCCCCTTTTATCAAAAGAGGAGAGAAATCCCCTGGTAACCACCACTTTTGGTACCGGAGAACTTATAAGTGATGCCTTGGATAAGGGCTGCAGGACTATTATCCTGGGCCTAGGCGGCAGTGCTACCAATGATGGCGGAATGAGTATGGCCAAGGCTCTTGGAGCAAAGTTTTTTAATGCCGAGGGCCAAGAAATAGGCTTAGGCGGAGAAAGTTTGGGACAGTTGACTACAATAGATCTATCAGGAATAGACAAAAGAGTTAAAGAAGTAAACTTTATAGCTGCCTGTGATGTAGATAATCCCCTTTGCGGAGAAAGGGGAGCATCCAGAGTTTTCGGTCCTCAAAAGGGCGCAGATGAAGAAGCGGTAGAAATTTTAGACAGAAACCTGCTGAACTATGGGAAGGTCCTGGTGCAGACTACCGGCAAGAGCATTCTGGATTACCCCGGTGCAGGTGCTGCCGGAGGACTGGGAGCAGGGGTCTTAGCTTTCCTAAATGCTGAGCTAAAGCGAGGAATCGACATAGTAGTGGAAGTTACCGGTCTGGAGAAGGAAATGAAGGATGCTGACCTAGTTCTAACCGGCGAAGGCATGATGGACTATCAAACCGCCTTCGGCAAAACACCCTATGGTGTAGCAAAGTTTGCAAAGAGTTATAACTTACCGGTTATAGCTGTAGCAGGGGGACTTGGGAAGGATGCCCATACTCTTTATGAGAAAGGCTTTGACAGTATCTTTTCTTTAGTAGATAAGCCTATGACCTTGGAGGAGGCTATGGCCAATAGCAAGACTTTACTAGAAGACGCAGCAGAGAGAATAATGAGGACATTAAGGATAACACTAATGAAGAGATAA